A genome region from Nocardia sp. NBC_01730 includes the following:
- a CDS encoding HAD family hydrolase has translation MTARLAGVLWDMDGTLLDSEKLWDIAVRDLAREHGHQMTDAIRHALIGASGPNALRIMFSGLGIAPTLGALRAAGEFLDRRVTELMTGPIPWRPGAKDALAMVRAVGLRSALVTNTKRSLTEFGLDTLGRDFFDVSVCGDEVAHGKPEPDVYLRAAELLGLSPRRCVAVEDSPTGARAAEAAGCAVLVVPCEIPVPGAPGRVLRDSLVGLSVNDLERALLIRG, from the coding sequence GTGACAGCGCGACTGGCCGGAGTGCTCTGGGATATGGACGGCACGCTGCTCGATTCGGAGAAGCTCTGGGACATCGCGGTGCGCGACCTTGCGCGCGAGCACGGACACCAGATGACCGATGCGATCCGGCACGCGCTGATCGGCGCGTCCGGTCCGAACGCGCTGCGGATCATGTTCTCCGGTCTCGGCATCGCGCCGACACTCGGCGCGCTGCGGGCGGCGGGGGAGTTCCTGGATCGGCGCGTGACCGAGCTGATGACGGGACCGATCCCGTGGCGGCCCGGTGCGAAAGACGCGCTGGCCATGGTGCGCGCGGTCGGTCTGCGCAGCGCGCTGGTCACCAACACCAAGCGGTCGCTGACGGAGTTCGGGCTCGACACCCTCGGGCGCGACTTCTTCGACGTCTCGGTCTGTGGCGACGAGGTGGCGCACGGCAAACCGGAGCCGGACGTCTACCTGCGCGCCGCCGAGTTACTCGGCCTGAGCCCGCGACGCTGTGTGGCCGTGGAGGATTCGCCTACCGGCGCCCGCGCCGCCGAGGCCGCCGGCTGCGCGGTACTGGTCGTCCCGTGCGAGATTCCGGTACCGGGCGCGCCCGGGCGCGTCCTCCGAGATTCGCTGGTCGGGCTGAGCGTCAACGACCTCGAGCGCGCGCTGCTGATACGCGGCTGA
- a CDS encoding HalD/BesD family halogenase, with protein MAALGVLDEIVDSAQYPLADPEGAGLRAAVRRVRAELDDSGCTVLPGFIRPELIDALRAQGERMAPHAYYQVERVNAYNIPLDTELPQDHPGRIVLERGNAFVPRDRIPADALIHQIYTAESFQRFIADCFGLSELHEFADPLAGLCLNVVAPGMSHPWHFDTNEFTVSMVTQPAETGGIFEYCPNIRTPEAENLDNVRAVLTGSGERFVQRLQLCPGDLQLFRGRFSLHRVAPVDGARQRHSAIFAFTDRPGMVGTVERTRQLFGRVLPDHLAVADAVRGDRLLD; from the coding sequence ATGGCAGCGTTGGGTGTACTCGACGAGATCGTAGATTCCGCGCAATATCCTCTTGCGGATCCGGAGGGGGCCGGTCTGCGCGCGGCGGTGCGCCGCGTCCGCGCGGAACTGGACGACAGCGGCTGCACCGTACTCCCCGGTTTCATTCGGCCGGAGCTGATCGACGCGCTGCGGGCGCAGGGGGAGCGGATGGCACCGCACGCGTATTACCAGGTCGAGCGAGTCAATGCCTACAACATTCCGCTGGATACCGAACTGCCACAGGATCATCCAGGTCGCATCGTGCTCGAGCGCGGCAACGCCTTCGTGCCGCGTGACCGCATCCCGGCCGATGCGCTGATCCACCAGATCTACACTGCCGAGTCGTTTCAGCGATTCATCGCGGACTGCTTCGGCCTGTCCGAATTGCACGAGTTCGCCGATCCCCTCGCGGGACTCTGCCTCAACGTCGTCGCGCCGGGAATGTCGCATCCCTGGCATTTCGATACCAACGAATTCACCGTCTCCATGGTGACCCAACCTGCGGAGACCGGTGGAATCTTCGAGTACTGCCCCAACATTCGCACACCGGAGGCGGAGAATCTCGATAATGTGCGCGCTGTCCTGACCGGCTCCGGCGAGCGTTTCGTCCAGCGGCTCCAGCTGTGCCCCGGTGACCTGCAGCTGTTTCGCGGCCGTTTCTCGCTGCACCGTGTCGCACCCGTCGATGGGGCGCGCCAGCGCCATTCGGCCATCTTTGCCTTTACCGATCGCCCAGGAATGGTCGGCACGGTGGAACGTACTCGACAGTTGTTCGGCCGTGTGCTGCCCGACCATCTAGCCGTCGCCGACGCGGTCCGGGGCGATCGACTGCTCGACTGA